One Setaria italica strain Yugu1 chromosome I, Setaria_italica_v2.0, whole genome shotgun sequence DNA window includes the following coding sequences:
- the LOC101784212 gene encoding bifunctional protein FolD 4, chloroplastic, which yields MASSILSDCSSARLLPLRRALLPQRVPRIRPCPALASSRRLFAAARPQLLPRPPRMDSVPAAAASSAESATVAADASAKVIDGKLVAKQVREEIAVEVTKMKDVIGIVPGLAVILVGSRKDSQTYVRNKKKACEAVGIKSYEVNLPEDSSEEEVIQHIASFNSDPSVHGILVQLPLPRHMNDENVLNAVSIEKDVDGFHPLNIGRLAMQGRDPFFVPCTPKGCMELLHRYGVEIKGKRAVVIGRSNIVGMPAALLLQKANATVSIVHSQTKNPEEITRQADIIIAAVGVANLVRGNWIKPGAAIIDVGINPVDDPESPRGYRLVGDVCYEEASKVAGAITPVPGGVGPMTIAMLLSNTLESAKRIHNFK from the exons ATGGCGTCCTCCATACTCTCCGACTGCTcctccgcccgcctcctccctctccgccgcgCGCTCCTCCCGCAGCGGGTGCCCCGCATCCGCCCCTGCCCGGCTCTAGCTTCCTCCAGGCgcctcttcgccgccgcccgaccgcaGCTGCTCCCGCGCCCGCCCCGCATGGATtcggtccccgccgccgccgcctcttccgcTGAGTCAG CAACCGTCGCAGCTGATGCATCTGCCAAAGTGATTGATGGGAAGCTAGTGGCGAAGCAAGTGAGAGAAGAAATAGCTGTTGAGGTCACCAAGATGAAGGATGTGATCGGCATAGTGCCTGGCCTGGCAGTCATTCTTGTTGGATCAAGGAAGGATTCACAAACTTATGTGCGGAACAAGAAGAAAGCGTGTGAAGCGGTTGGTATAAAGTCGTATGAGGTCAACTTGCCAGAGGACAGTTCCGAGGAGGAGGTTATCCAGCACATAGCAAGCTTTAATAGTGACCCATCTGTGCATGGCATCTTGGTTCAGCTGCCGTTACCTCGG CATATGAACGATGAGAACGTTTTGAATGCTGTCAGTATTGAAAAGGATGTTGATGGCTTTCATCCCCTGAACATTGGACGACTTGCGATGCAAGGTCGAGATCCATTCTTTGTTCCTTGCACCCCAAAAGGATGCATGGAGTTGCTGCACAGATATGGAGTTGAAATAAAAGGGAAGAGAGCTGTCGTAATCGGAAGAAGCAATATTGTTGGGATGCCTGCTGCATTGTTGTTGCAA AAAGCAAATGCAACTGTCAGCATTGTGCATTCACAAACTAAGAACCCTGAGGAAATAACAAGACAGGCGGATATAATCATCGCAGCTGTTGGAGTTGCGAACTTGGTCAGAGGGAATTGGATAAAACCTGGAGCAGCTATTATTGATGTTGGCATCAACCCAGTTGAT GACCCAGAAAGCCCTCGGGGTTATAGGCTCGTCGGAGATGTCTGTTACGAGGAGGCCTCCAAGGTTGCTGGAGCGATCACACCGGTTCCTGGTGGTGTTGGGCCGATGACCATTGCAATGCTTTTGTCAAACACACTTGAGTCAGCTAAAAGAATCCACAATTTTAAATAA
- the LOC101784608 gene encoding glutamate--tRNA ligase, chloroplastic/mitochondrial, whose protein sequence is MAATTLLAGSPWLRLRLRADAPARPFARHIHLGRALSARARVRASAAADAEPAGPVRVRFAPSPTGNLHVGGARTALFNYLFARSKGGRFVLRVEDTDLERSTRKSEEAVLADLAWLGLQWDEGPDVGGEFGPYRQSERNSLYKQYAEKLLDSGAVYRCFCSNEELEQMKEVAKQRQLPPVYMGKWATASDVEVEQELEKGTPYTYRFRVPKEGSLKINDLIRGEVSWNLDTLGDFVIMRSNGQPVYNFCVTVDDATMQISHVIRAEEHLPNTLRQALIYKALGFPMPSFAHVSLILAPDKSKLSKRHGATSVGQYKEMGYLPQAMVNYLALLGWGDGTENEFFTIDDLVEKFTINRVNKSGAVFDATKLKWMNGQHLRSFPPDELIKALEDRWKKTCILQESESGFAKEAAELLKDGIDLITEADAALTNLLSYPLHATLSSDEAKPVVQDKISEVASGLISAYDSGELTQALAEGRDGWQKWVKGFGKSLKRKGKGLFMPLRVLLTGKLHGPDMGGSIALIHKAGICGAVTQSNFVTLDERFRILKEVDWESLVKEHESPAESAVPAAS, encoded by the exons ATGGCGGCGACCACGCTGCTGGCGGGCTCGCCGTGGCTGCGCCTGCGCCTCCGCGCGGACGCGCCCGCGCGCCCCTTCGCCCGCCACATCCACCTCGGCCGGGCCCtctccgcccgcgcccgcgtccgcgcctccgccgccgccgacgctgaGCCCGCCGGCCCCGTCCGCGTCCGCTTCGCGCCGTCGCCCACGGGCAACCTCCACGTCGGCGGCGCCCGCACCGCGCTCTTCAACTACCTCTTCGCGCGCTCCAAGGGCGGACGGTTCGTGCTCCGCGTCGAGGACACCGACCTCGAGCGATCCACCAGGAAGTCCGAGGAGGCCGTACTCGCCGACCTCGCGTGGCTCGGACTCCAGTGGGACGAAG GTCCGGATGTTGGCGGGGAGTTTGGGCCTTATCGCCAATCAGAGCGGAATTCGCTGTACAAGCAGTATGCTGAGAAGCTTTTGGACTCTGGTGCGGTTTACCGCTGCTTTTGCTCCAATGAG GAACTTGAGCAAATGAAGGAAGTCGCGAAGCAGAGGCAGCTTCCTCCTGTATACATGGGCAAGTGGGCAACTGCTTCAGACGTCGAAGTTGAGCAGGAGCTAGAGAAGGGGACACCTTACACTTATCGGTTCCGTGTGCCAAAGGAAGGGTCATTGAAAATTAATGACCTTATTCGTGGAGAG GTCAGTTGGAACTTAGACACGCTGGGTGATTTTGTGATTATGAGAAGCAATGGACAACCTGTGTATAACTTCTGTGTGACGGTTGACGATGCTACCATGCAAATCTCTCATGTTATCAG AGCTGAAGAGCATTTACCAAACACACTGCGGCAAGCTCTGATTTATAAA GCTCTTGGATTTCCAATGCCTTCATTTGCCCATGTGTCACTTATTCTCGCTCCTGACAAAAGCAAACTGTCAAAACGTCATGGAGCTACATCTGTGGGGCAG TATAAAGAGATGGGCTATCTACCTCAGGCAATGGTAAATTATTTAGCACTATTGGGCTGGGGTGATGGTACTGAAAATGAGTTCTTCACTATTGATGATCTAG TTGAAAAATTCACTATCAATCGTGTCAATAAAAGTGGAGCAGTATTTGATGCAACAAAATTAAA ATGGATGAATGGACAGCATTTAAGATCATTTCCACCAGATGAACTCATCAAGGCTTTAGAAGATCGGTGGAAGAAAACATGCATTCTCCAAGAATCTGAAAGTGGTTTTGCTAAG GAAGCTGCCGAGCTTTTGAAGGATGGTATTGATCTGATAACAGAGGCTGATGCAGCTCTTACAAATTTGTTGTCATATCCCCTTCATGCTACTTTAAGCAG TGATGAAGCTAAACCTGTGGTGCAAGACAAGATTTCCGAGGTTGCTTCGGGTCTTATTTCTGCATACGATAGCGGTGAACTCACTCAAGCACTAGCTGAAGGCCGTGATGGTTGGCAAAAGTGGGTGAAAGGTTTTGGCAAatctctaaaaagaaag GGCAAAGGGCTCTTTATGCCGCTCCGAGTACTGTTAACCGGGAAGCTTCATGGGCCTGATATGGGTGGCAGCATCGCCCTTATACACAAAGCTGGCATCTGTGGAGCGGTGACTCAGTCGAATTTTGTAACTCTAGATGAGCGGTTCAGGATTCTCAAGGAGGTTGACTGGGAATCGCTGGTGAAGGAGCATGAGTCCCCTGCTGAATCAGCTGTCCCCGCTGCTTCATAG
- the LOC101783401 gene encoding glycine-rich protein 2 encodes MAAAARQRGTVKWFNDTKGFGFISPEDGSEDLFVHQSSIKSEGFRSLAEGEEVEFSVTEGDDGRTKAVDVTGPDGSFVKGGSGGGGGGFGSRGGAGSGGGGRSYGGSWGGGRRSGAGVGAGACYKCGEPGHMARDCPSADGGGGYGGGGGGGSGCFKCGEPGHIARDCPSGGGGGYGGGGYGGGYGGGGGGGGGGACYNCGQTGHMARDCSSGGGGGGGRFGGGGGGGDRSCYNCGEAGHIARDCRA; translated from the coding sequence atggcggcggcggcgaggcagcgTGGGACGGTGAAGTGGTTCAATGACACCAAGGGCTTCGGCTTCATCTCCCCCGAGGACGGCAGCGAGGACCTCTTCGTCCACCAGTCGTCGATCAAGTCCGAGGGCTTCCGCTCCCTCGCCGAGGGCGAGGAGGTCGAGTTCTCCGTCACGGAGGGCGACGACGGCCGCACCAAGGCCGTCGACGTCACCGGCCCCGACGGATCCTTCGTCAAGGgcggttccggcggcggcgggggaggcttCGGCTCCCGCGGCGGGGCCGGatctggcggtggcggccgcagCTACGGCGGCAGCtggggcggcgggaggagatccggcgccggggtcggcgccggcgcctgctACAAGTGCGGGGAGCCCGGCCACATGGCTAGGGACTGCCCCAgcgctgacggcggcggcgggtatggcggaggcggcggcggcggcagtggatgCTTCAAGTGCGGGGAGCCTGGCCACATAGCCAGGGACTgccccagcggcggcggcggcggctatggCGGCGGTGGCTACGGAGgaggctacggcggcggcggcggcggtggtggcggcggcgcctgctACAACTGCGGCCAGACCGGCCACATGGCGAGGGactgctccagcggcggcggcggcggcggcggccggtttggcggtggcggcggcggcggcgaccgctcCTGCTACAACTGCGGCGAGGCCGGCCACATCGCCCGCGACTGCCGCGCGTGA